In Persicimonas caeni, a single window of DNA contains:
- a CDS encoding 2OG-Fe(II) oxygenase yields MKRLPKRAGWLPEGGPQRLLTDDEIRLLGESSFFVRDGFVDEALAAEARAEIDRLAEAERLRPAGISRGMNYRVEDRVRGDLITWLDPAEATPALAAVHRRFEELRDELNQQAYMGLDYFEVQIAQYPGGGAGYDRHVDAFPGSPNRRATAILYLNEGWQPEHGGVLRAWLPDGEVREVEPVSGRLVVFQSDQIPHQVMPTFAPRWAVTAWYRHRSAVI; encoded by the coding sequence ATGAAGCGTTTGCCTAAACGAGCAGGATGGCTGCCGGAGGGTGGCCCGCAGCGGCTTCTGACAGATGACGAGATTCGTCTTCTGGGGGAGTCGTCCTTTTTTGTGCGTGACGGATTCGTCGACGAGGCGTTGGCCGCCGAGGCGCGCGCCGAGATCGACAGACTCGCCGAGGCCGAGCGGCTTCGGCCGGCGGGCATCAGTCGCGGGATGAACTACCGGGTCGAGGACCGCGTGCGCGGCGACCTGATCACCTGGCTCGACCCGGCCGAGGCGACGCCGGCGCTGGCTGCGGTGCATCGTCGCTTCGAGGAGCTTCGCGACGAGCTCAACCAACAAGCGTATATGGGGCTCGACTACTTCGAGGTCCAAATCGCCCAGTATCCCGGCGGCGGGGCAGGCTACGACCGCCACGTCGACGCGTTTCCCGGCAGCCCCAACCGCCGGGCCACCGCGATTCTGTACCTCAATGAGGGCTGGCAGCCCGAACATGGCGGCGTACTCCGTGCGTGGCTTCCCGACGGCGAGGTGCGCGAGGTCGAGCCCGTGTCGGGACGGCTGGTCGTCTTCCAGAGCGACCAGATTCCCCATCAGGTCATGCCCACCTTCGCGCCGCGCTGGGCGGTGACCGCGTGGTACCGGCACCGCTCGGCGGTGATCTAG
- a CDS encoding class I adenylate-forming enzyme family protein, producing the protein MSTHLTLGELFAASVAERGEHSFVVASAESVSYSDFAERAARVAGGLSAHGVEPGDRVAVMLPNSLEWLECFFAAAHLGAVAVPINPTYKYDEVDRILADSEAVVLVTDTEHAAMAEGLFEERLTVRRVFLTGGSDIDSLDCFDQLRDSPKAPRVEAAADTPLSLTYTSGTSGNPRGVLLSSSNYAYAAQTVAGTVGLHTDDRLMCALPFCHVASQVLGPLGALAAGATLLVPGAQPLQKLVRAVESSQATALAAVPNFFERLTRAEGLDDADLDGLRLAVATGAPISPEAHSAFEDRFELPLITSYGLTEACGVSTINVDGPDGRRLGSVGRPLSGQELQVVDDDDLQRRTGAAGELVLRGPNVMLGYLDEDAATADALRSGWLHTGDIGFVDDDGFVHLVGRKKELIVRGGDHVYPREVEDVLRRHPAVAEAAVIGVADQAQGEEVAAFIVVEPGHTLSAGEAISFCRDHLANYKCPGIVEFRDALPMTPTGRVRKAFLAQIYVS; encoded by the coding sequence ATGTCTACCCACCTTACGCTGGGCGAGTTGTTCGCCGCGTCCGTCGCCGAGCGCGGCGAACATTCTTTTGTGGTCGCCAGTGCCGAGTCGGTCTCGTACAGCGATTTTGCCGAGCGCGCCGCTCGTGTCGCCGGCGGGCTCTCAGCCCACGGCGTCGAGCCGGGCGACCGCGTCGCCGTCATGCTCCCCAACTCCCTCGAGTGGCTCGAGTGCTTCTTCGCCGCGGCGCACCTCGGCGCGGTCGCCGTGCCCATCAACCCGACCTACAAGTACGACGAGGTCGACCGCATCTTGGCCGACTCCGAGGCCGTCGTCCTTGTCACCGACACCGAGCACGCTGCCATGGCTGAAGGCCTCTTCGAGGAGCGCCTGACCGTGCGTCGCGTGTTTCTGACCGGCGGCTCCGACATCGACAGCCTCGACTGCTTCGACCAACTGCGCGACAGCCCGAAGGCCCCGCGCGTCGAGGCCGCCGCCGACACTCCGCTCAGCCTGACCTATACCTCCGGAACCTCGGGCAACCCGCGCGGTGTGCTCCTGTCGTCCAGTAACTACGCCTACGCCGCGCAGACCGTGGCCGGCACCGTCGGGCTCCACACCGACGACAGGCTCATGTGCGCGCTCCCTTTTTGCCACGTCGCCTCCCAGGTCCTCGGGCCGCTCGGCGCGCTGGCCGCCGGAGCCACGTTGCTCGTCCCCGGCGCCCAACCCCTGCAGAAACTCGTTCGTGCCGTCGAGTCGAGCCAGGCCACTGCGCTGGCCGCCGTGCCCAACTTCTTCGAGCGCCTGACTCGGGCCGAAGGCCTCGACGACGCTGACTTGGATGGGCTTCGCCTGGCGGTTGCCACAGGAGCGCCTATCTCCCCGGAGGCCCATTCGGCCTTCGAGGACCGCTTCGAGCTCCCCCTTATAACCTCGTACGGCCTCACCGAGGCCTGCGGCGTCAGCACCATCAACGTCGATGGCCCCGACGGCCGGCGCCTCGGCTCCGTAGGCCGTCCCCTTTCCGGCCAAGAACTCCAGGTGGTTGACGACGACGACCTCCAGCGCCGCACCGGCGCTGCCGGTGAGTTGGTGCTCCGCGGCCCCAATGTCATGCTCGGCTACCTCGACGAAGACGCCGCCACGGCCGACGCCCTTCGCAGCGGCTGGCTCCACACCGGCGACATCGGCTTTGTCGATGACGACGGATTCGTGCACTTGGTCGGCCGCAAAAAGGAGCTCATCGTCCGCGGCGGCGACCATGTCTACCCGCGCGAAGTCGAGGATGTGCTGCGTCGCCACCCTGCCGTCGCCGAGGCGGCTGTCATCGGCGTCGCTGACCAGGCCCAGGGCGAAGAAGTCGCCGCCTTCATCGTTGTCGAGCCGGGACACACCCTGTCGGCCGGTGAAGCCATCTCCTTTTGTCGCGACCACCTCGCCAATTACAAGTGCCCCGGCATTGTCGAGTTTCGCGACGCATTGCCGATGACCCCGACCGGTCGCGTCCGCAAAGCCTTCTTGGCGCAGATCTATGTCTCGTAG
- a CDS encoding serine/threonine-protein kinase: MSPFTPPAVRASEKSGRREFFIGPYRLTERLGKGGMGLVYRAIHVDTGEQLAIKTPLDARQEAVAALRREVQILETLDHPGVVRLLDKGTSSGVPWFAMELLAGPTLLDHLGSFGANYDSQLDLEPPATNTHQRVNGRTPTAAAGVAERLKQRGRNRRMQLRRRFDLDAQRSTLVILTRVCRTLSYLHNKGVVHRDLKPSNIFLRSAQDPVLVDFGVVGWFEGTYSRDRLAGIDRQRFAGTLQYMAPEQLRGDYVDARADLYALGCILYASTTGRHPFAGLTPQAVIRHHLDGAYVPPEELVADVPAELLQLIERLLEPDPRDRVGHADIVARKLESVTRTEPPRTVGSESAVRSSHLSRPRFVGREHLLEEVLDALQSTKPANLVMIGGLRGSGKTRLVMEVATLAERAGYVVTAESAEAGVGESAEGAYAEPLSAFRATLQTIADRCREYGAVETAHLVGRRANVLAQYEPTLAGLPGNEALQAPTELPPRAARMRAYAYLTETLAAFAETEPLLIIIDDVHLVDEMSLEFLASTLRNGGLEGVAIAATYRVEHDDRLGDLLDAAGLRRFELEPLSADDIASLLQGMLAVDEVSARLVDRLVAVSAGSPFVVSEYLHAAVDEGLISRRDDGSWDIDDSLTEEMESSDVLPLSRRVSELIEGRLERLCDAERDLVDVAAVIARRFTPALLAEVTGRSTEELGPMLERLCDKRILTPIEGAYRLVEHVRRLAYELLAEDKRHLSHQKVARALEHGPSEQVEARQLVEQWRGAGIPSRELCYIERAAKDALVRGASVEALGLLRRGLRLATRLSDPAEQGPKLRRARLERLLAKVYWSRGNIDETVHLLERSLADLGFDVPDSTTTWSTQALGQTARQLTHLVWPPHEVDEELGDPQLLDEILESSLALLWAWLIAGEINKVVVLAVRLANINDRLGAGRGQALPYALIAALCRRLNLGPLAGVYEMRAWENFGDARSEMDVVGATQVFAYTSIARGEWDDAERLMNRARDVSERAGDLLNLENLLISEAVLEVCRGRLEHAQGLVREAEDPRTPVRQERMAAWSRVVRAMIARQQGECERAIELLRAPSGSLAKLVTGRGFALSVKASAEVHCGEHSHGFRTALEALDLFEELSGGADTNMMLYPIYQCLGEVLFACWCSEELTAHERERALGKARYLTHRLGHLATHVPAARPAWLRNEGMLAAVDGDFAHASALLSESLAGARKFDLPFEDRLTRLAVSTLGALPTL, translated from the coding sequence ATGAGTCCGTTTACTCCACCGGCGGTTCGCGCGTCCGAAAAGAGCGGGCGGCGTGAATTCTTCATCGGGCCCTACCGCCTGACCGAAAGGTTGGGCAAAGGGGGGATGGGCTTGGTGTATCGAGCCATACACGTCGATACCGGCGAACAACTGGCGATTAAGACGCCGCTCGACGCCCGCCAGGAGGCCGTCGCGGCGTTGCGCCGCGAGGTGCAAATCCTCGAGACGCTCGACCACCCCGGCGTCGTGCGTCTGCTCGACAAGGGCACCTCGTCCGGCGTGCCCTGGTTTGCAATGGAGCTTCTGGCGGGGCCGACGCTGTTGGACCACTTGGGGTCCTTCGGGGCCAACTACGATTCACAGCTCGACTTGGAGCCTCCGGCGACAAATACCCACCAGCGGGTCAACGGACGGACACCAACTGCCGCGGCGGGAGTGGCTGAGCGCCTGAAGCAGCGCGGGCGCAACCGGCGCATGCAACTCAGGCGGCGCTTCGATCTCGACGCGCAGCGCTCCACGTTGGTGATTTTGACGCGAGTGTGCCGCACGCTGTCGTACCTGCATAACAAAGGGGTGGTTCACCGCGATCTCAAGCCGTCGAACATCTTTCTTCGTTCGGCACAAGATCCGGTGCTTGTCGATTTTGGCGTGGTCGGCTGGTTCGAGGGCACTTATAGCCGCGACCGATTGGCCGGCATCGACCGGCAACGCTTCGCCGGCACCTTGCAGTACATGGCCCCCGAGCAGTTGCGCGGGGATTATGTCGACGCGCGTGCCGACTTGTATGCGCTCGGCTGTATCCTGTACGCGAGCACCACCGGTCGCCATCCCTTTGCTGGACTCACTCCACAGGCGGTCATTCGACACCACCTCGACGGCGCCTACGTACCTCCCGAGGAACTCGTCGCCGATGTCCCCGCAGAGCTGTTGCAACTGATCGAAAGGCTGCTCGAGCCCGACCCGCGCGACCGCGTCGGCCACGCCGACATCGTGGCGCGCAAGCTCGAGAGCGTGACCCGGACCGAGCCGCCCCGAACGGTGGGCTCGGAGTCTGCCGTTCGGTCGAGCCATTTGAGCCGGCCGCGGTTTGTCGGGCGCGAGCACCTGCTCGAAGAGGTGCTCGACGCACTGCAATCGACCAAGCCTGCCAACCTGGTCATGATCGGCGGCTTGCGCGGCAGCGGCAAGACCCGCTTGGTCATGGAGGTTGCCACGCTCGCCGAGCGCGCCGGCTATGTGGTCACCGCCGAGAGCGCCGAAGCCGGGGTGGGCGAGTCTGCCGAGGGCGCGTATGCCGAGCCGTTGTCGGCGTTTCGCGCCACCCTGCAAACGATCGCCGATCGTTGCCGCGAATATGGCGCCGTTGAAACTGCCCACCTCGTCGGCCGTCGCGCCAACGTCTTGGCTCAATACGAGCCTACTTTGGCAGGGCTTCCGGGCAACGAAGCTCTCCAGGCGCCCACCGAGCTGCCGCCAAGAGCGGCTCGGATGCGCGCCTACGCCTACTTGACCGAGACGCTGGCAGCTTTTGCCGAGACGGAGCCCCTGCTCATCATCATCGACGATGTCCATTTGGTCGACGAGATGTCGCTCGAGTTTCTGGCATCGACTCTGCGCAATGGCGGGCTCGAGGGAGTGGCTATTGCGGCGACCTACCGCGTCGAGCACGACGACCGGCTCGGTGATTTGCTCGACGCGGCGGGCTTGCGACGCTTCGAGCTCGAGCCACTCTCCGCCGACGATATCGCCTCGCTGCTGCAGGGAATGCTCGCCGTCGATGAGGTCTCTGCGCGACTGGTCGACCGGCTGGTGGCCGTATCGGCCGGCAGCCCGTTTGTTGTCTCGGAGTACCTGCACGCCGCCGTCGATGAGGGGCTGATTTCGCGTCGCGATGATGGCTCCTGGGATATCGACGACTCGCTCACCGAGGAGATGGAGTCGTCAGACGTCTTGCCCTTGTCGCGGCGGGTTTCCGAGCTGATCGAGGGGCGCCTCGAGCGCCTTTGTGACGCCGAGCGCGACCTGGTCGACGTCGCTGCGGTGATCGCGCGCCGTTTCACGCCGGCTCTCCTGGCCGAGGTCACCGGGCGATCCACTGAGGAGCTCGGCCCAATGCTCGAGCGCCTCTGCGACAAGCGCATTCTCACACCCATCGAAGGTGCGTACCGGCTGGTCGAGCATGTGAGGCGGCTGGCCTACGAACTGCTCGCCGAAGACAAGAGGCATCTGAGCCACCAGAAAGTGGCGCGCGCGTTGGAGCACGGGCCGAGCGAGCAGGTCGAAGCCCGCCAACTCGTCGAGCAATGGCGCGGGGCCGGCATCCCTTCGCGAGAGTTGTGCTACATCGAGCGCGCCGCCAAAGACGCGCTGGTGCGCGGCGCTTCGGTGGAGGCGCTCGGGTTGCTTCGCCGTGGTCTGCGATTGGCCACGCGGCTCAGCGATCCCGCCGAGCAAGGCCCGAAACTGCGGCGCGCCCGCTTGGAGCGGCTCTTGGCCAAAGTCTACTGGTCGCGAGGCAATATCGACGAGACGGTCCATCTTCTGGAGCGCTCGCTGGCTGACCTCGGCTTTGATGTCCCGGACTCTACCACCACGTGGAGCACTCAGGCGCTCGGGCAGACCGCCAGGCAGTTGACTCACTTGGTGTGGCCTCCGCATGAGGTCGACGAAGAGCTTGGTGACCCGCAACTGCTCGACGAGATCCTCGAGTCGAGCCTGGCGCTTCTGTGGGCGTGGTTGATCGCAGGCGAGATCAACAAGGTGGTGGTGTTGGCGGTGCGGCTGGCCAATATCAACGACAGGCTCGGCGCCGGGCGCGGCCAGGCTCTTCCATACGCACTGATCGCCGCCCTGTGTCGTCGCCTCAACCTCGGTCCGCTCGCCGGCGTCTACGAGATGCGCGCTTGGGAGAATTTTGGCGACGCGCGCTCGGAGATGGACGTGGTGGGCGCGACGCAGGTGTTTGCGTACACGAGCATCGCCCGAGGCGAGTGGGACGACGCCGAGCGGTTGATGAACCGCGCGCGCGACGTCAGCGAGCGGGCCGGTGACTTGCTCAATCTGGAGAATTTGCTGATTTCGGAAGCAGTGCTCGAGGTCTGTCGTGGTCGCCTCGAGCATGCGCAGGGACTCGTGCGCGAGGCCGAAGATCCGAGAACCCCGGTACGTCAGGAGCGGATGGCCGCCTGGAGTCGCGTCGTGCGGGCCATGATCGCGCGTCAGCAAGGGGAGTGCGAGCGCGCCATCGAGTTGCTGCGGGCACCTTCTGGCTCGCTGGCAAAGTTGGTCACGGGGCGGGGATTTGCCCTGTCGGTCAAGGCTTCCGCCGAGGTGCACTGTGGCGAACACTCGCACGGGTTTCGCACAGCCCTCGAGGCGCTCGATCTCTTCGAAGAGCTGAGCGGCGGCGCCGACACCAACATGATGCTCTATCCTATCTACCAGTGTCTGGGAGAGGTTCTATTCGCCTGTTGGTGTTCCGAGGAGTTGACGGCCCACGAGCGTGAGCGGGCCCTGGGCAAGGCACGTTATCTGACTCACCGCCTCGGCCACCTCGCCACGCACGTGCCGGCCGCGCGTCCTGCCTGGTTGCGCAATGAGGGGATGCTCGCTGCGGTCGACGGCGACTTCGCCCACGCCTCGGCGCTGCTCTCGGAGAGCCTGGCCGGTGCGCGCAAGTTCGATCTTCCCTTCGAAGACCGGCTCACGCGACTCGCCGTGAGTACGCTGGGCGCGCTCCCGACGCTTTGA
- a CDS encoding TIGR04551 family protein, with product MKRLLITLLVLSMTTPAAAAESDLARTGQDLREHPDTELEFDGYFRTRGEAFFNLDLDRGPTPSGQYLYPLPLGNPRSQWLTGADMRLRTDLSLYALNGTAAVKVRIDVLDNLPFGSTPNGNPLTTTSQNSPGTAFQLKRAYGEVLTPFGVLLAGRMGAHWGLGMLANGGDCASCDTGDAADRVAFISPIAGHLWAAAYDIAYAGPTTSRTLEDRALDLDPSDDVHAITFASMRWRSPLARERRLRADMATIDYGGTFSYRWQQNDVPASWLDTNEDVELDPRQVMERDFRSWVFDGWMRVLHPWMRLEFEAAYLIAEIGQPSSIPGFQLNEPITSQQYGFAFESDFGPWDGDFTGGLDAGVASGDSAPGFGSTLGLEGDQPVAGDLDGPQANPPRDNQINNFLFHPDYHVDRILFREIIGTVTDAMYLRPHVAWRFAELGPGSFTASMAATASWAVNVQSTPGNAKHLGVELDPSLLYRHEDGFSLSVDYAVLFPGKGLSNPDLELSATPAQLFRARVIYGF from the coding sequence ATGAAACGCCTCCTCATAACCTTGCTCGTCCTCTCGATGACCACGCCGGCCGCCGCCGCCGAGTCCGACCTCGCCCGCACCGGCCAGGACCTGCGCGAGCACCCCGACACCGAGCTCGAGTTCGACGGCTATTTCCGCACCCGCGGCGAAGCCTTCTTCAACCTCGACCTCGACCGCGGGCCGACGCCCTCGGGCCAGTACCTGTATCCCTTGCCCCTGGGCAACCCGCGCTCGCAGTGGCTCACCGGCGCCGACATGCGCCTGCGCACCGACCTGTCGCTCTACGCGCTCAACGGCACCGCCGCGGTCAAGGTGCGCATCGACGTGCTCGACAACCTGCCGTTCGGCAGCACCCCCAACGGCAACCCGCTGACCACGACCAGCCAAAACTCGCCCGGCACCGCCTTCCAGCTCAAGCGCGCCTACGGCGAGGTGTTGACCCCCTTCGGCGTGCTTCTGGCGGGCCGCATGGGCGCACACTGGGGCTTGGGCATGCTGGCTAACGGCGGCGACTGCGCGAGCTGCGATACCGGCGATGCGGCCGACCGCGTCGCCTTTATCTCTCCCATTGCCGGCCACCTTTGGGCCGCCGCCTACGACATCGCCTACGCCGGGCCGACGACCTCGCGCACCTTGGAGGACCGCGCGCTCGACCTCGACCCGTCCGACGACGTGCACGCCATCACCTTCGCGTCGATGCGCTGGAGAAGTCCCCTGGCGCGTGAGCGCAGGCTGCGCGCCGACATGGCGACCATCGATTACGGTGGCACGTTCTCGTACCGCTGGCAGCAAAACGACGTCCCCGCGAGTTGGCTCGATACGAACGAAGACGTCGAGCTCGACCCGCGCCAGGTCATGGAGCGCGACTTTCGCTCGTGGGTCTTCGACGGCTGGATGCGCGTGTTGCACCCGTGGATGCGCCTCGAATTCGAGGCGGCCTACCTCATCGCCGAAATCGGCCAGCCCTCGTCCATCCCCGGCTTCCAGCTCAACGAACCCATCACCTCGCAGCAGTATGGCTTTGCCTTCGAGAGTGATTTCGGCCCCTGGGACGGCGACTTCACCGGCGGCTTGGACGCCGGCGTGGCCAGCGGCGACTCCGCGCCGGGCTTCGGCTCGACGCTGGGCCTCGAGGGCGACCAGCCGGTCGCTGGCGACCTCGACGGCCCGCAGGCCAACCCGCCGCGCGACAACCAGATCAACAACTTCTTGTTCCACCCCGACTACCACGTCGACCGCATCCTCTTTCGCGAGATCATCGGCACGGTCACCGACGCGATGTACCTGCGCCCGCACGTGGCCTGGCGCTTCGCCGAGTTGGGCCCGGGAAGCTTCACCGCCTCGATGGCGGCGACGGCCTCCTGGGCGGTCAACGTGCAGTCGACGCCGGGCAACGCCAAGCACCTGGGCGTCGAGCTCGACCCGAGCCTGCTGTACCGCCACGAGGACGGCTTCTCGCTGTCGGTCGACTACGCGGTGCTCTTCCCCGGCAAGGGCCTGAGCAACCCCGACTTGGAGCTTTCGGCCACGCCCGCACAACTCTTTCGAGCGCGAGTCATCTACGGATTCTAA
- a CDS encoding alpha/beta fold hydrolase, with product MKRLSTIAAALVYLSLLAGCLSFQPGPLPDEPQDASFTEVADTRVRFVDVGEGPPVVLVHGFAASLNTWAPVIPVLAENHRVIALDLKGFGWSGRPEGDYSPEAQAELVWSLLDERGVDKTAVVAHSWGSSVALQMALSKPERVERIALYDAWVYAEQLPSFFVWARAGGIGELMFRLFYNERPEDKIALAFYDKRYVTQDLVEHTRKMQQQPGTMAAHLAAVRGQRYEEVQDRYKSIDQPVLLLWGREDKVTTLEMGERLARDLPNARLQVYPRCGHFPMLEAQSASTRDLAEFLNLGGSASSAGRKEANQ from the coding sequence ATGAAGCGTCTGTCGACCATAGCGGCGGCGCTCGTGTATCTGAGCTTGCTCGCAGGTTGCCTGTCGTTCCAGCCGGGCCCGCTGCCCGACGAGCCCCAGGACGCCAGCTTCACCGAGGTCGCCGACACTCGCGTGCGCTTTGTCGACGTGGGGGAGGGCCCGCCGGTCGTCCTCGTGCACGGCTTTGCCGCCTCGCTCAACACCTGGGCGCCGGTGATTCCGGTGCTCGCCGAGAACCACCGCGTCATCGCGCTCGACCTGAAGGGCTTTGGCTGGAGCGGCCGCCCCGAAGGCGACTACTCGCCCGAGGCGCAGGCCGAGCTCGTCTGGTCGCTGCTCGACGAGCGCGGTGTCGACAAGACGGCCGTCGTCGCCCACTCGTGGGGCTCGTCGGTCGCCCTGCAGATGGCGCTCTCGAAGCCCGAGCGCGTCGAGCGCATCGCGCTGTACGACGCTTGGGTGTACGCCGAGCAGCTCCCGTCATTCTTCGTGTGGGCACGCGCCGGCGGCATCGGCGAGTTGATGTTCCGGCTCTTCTACAACGAGCGCCCCGAAGACAAAATCGCGCTGGCCTTCTACGACAAGCGCTACGTCACCCAGGACCTCGTCGAGCATACCCGCAAGATGCAGCAGCAACCCGGCACGATGGCCGCCCACCTGGCCGCCGTGCGCGGGCAGCGCTACGAGGAGGTCCAGGACCGCTACAAGTCGATCGACCAGCCCGTGCTCCTGTTGTGGGGACGCGAGGACAAGGTGACCACCCTCGAGATGGGCGAGCGCCTGGCGCGCGACCTTCCGAACGCGCGCCTCCAGGTCTACCCGCGCTGCGGACATTTCCCGATGCTGGAGGCGCAGAGCGCGTCGACCCGCGACCTGGCCGAGTTCCTCAACCTCGGAGGCAGCGCTTCTAGCGCTGGTCGAAAGGAGGCCAACCAATGA
- a CDS encoding SDR family oxidoreductase, translated as MNLSDVKIIVTGAASGMGRAFSLMLARDGAAVMACDIDEAGLASLKEEAEGTLETCVADVTDEASVANLVETTVDALGGVNGVVNNAGIFRDALLVKKDRKTGDIRKMTMDEWQSVIDVDLTGPFLCTREVAAHIIESGGEGGVIVNISSVSRHGNRGQSNYSAAKAGLIADTKLWAEELSRHGIRVGAVAPGFIDTPILQGMPERMLEKMTAQIPLGRVGKPEEIYQAVKFVIECDYFTGRCIDVDGGVQV; from the coding sequence ATGAATCTATCCGACGTAAAAATCATCGTCACCGGCGCCGCCAGCGGCATGGGCCGCGCCTTCAGCTTGATGCTCGCCCGCGACGGCGCCGCCGTCATGGCCTGTGACATCGACGAAGCGGGCCTCGCCTCGCTCAAAGAAGAGGCGGAAGGCACCCTGGAGACCTGCGTGGCCGACGTGACCGACGAGGCCAGCGTGGCCAACCTGGTCGAGACGACCGTCGACGCCCTGGGCGGCGTCAACGGCGTGGTCAACAACGCCGGCATCTTCCGCGACGCCCTGTTGGTCAAAAAGGACCGCAAGACCGGCGATATCCGCAAGATGACGATGGACGAGTGGCAGTCGGTCATCGACGTCGACCTGACCGGCCCGTTTTTGTGCACCCGCGAGGTCGCCGCCCACATCATCGAGTCGGGTGGGGAAGGCGGCGTCATCGTCAACATCAGCTCGGTCAGCCGCCACGGCAACCGCGGCCAGTCGAACTACTCGGCGGCCAAAGCCGGCCTGATCGCCGACACCAAGCTGTGGGCCGAAGAGCTGTCGCGCCACGGCATCCGCGTGGGCGCAGTCGCCCCCGGCTTTATCGATACGCCGATTTTGCAGGGTATGCCCGAGCGGATGCTCGAGAAGATGACCGCCCAGATCCCGCTGGGACGCGTGGGCAAGCCCGAAGAGATCTACCAGGCTGTTAAATTTGTCATCGAGTGCGACTACTTCACCGGTCGCTGCATCGATGTCGACGGAGGCGTGCAAGTATAA
- a CDS encoding alpha/beta fold hydrolase: MNIATTPKDTLFENGTAKLYRFRQPEGVERKEGLPILLVPSMINRWYVLDLRPGASLAKALVEAGHDTWCLDWGIPNDEDRYLTWDDVIARLGRMVRRVKRETGAPQVGLLGYCMGGTLTAIYSALEPENVATLVSLTAPIDFSEGGLLATLVDERWFDPEALTEPGNLTPNQMQDGFVSLRPTGQISKWVLLADRMHKPGFTDSFFALEEWVGDNIPFPGAAYRTYIGELYQQNLLHKGEHYVRGERVDLGRIDCPLLTITADRDNICPPKAATALNEHVSSTESEHLSVPGGHVGAVVGSKGPRILYPAIADWFGEKLAV; the protein is encoded by the coding sequence ATGAATATTGCAACCACTCCCAAAGATACCCTGTTCGAGAACGGGACAGCCAAGCTGTATCGGTTTCGTCAGCCGGAGGGTGTCGAGCGCAAGGAGGGTCTGCCGATCCTGCTTGTCCCCTCGATGATCAACCGCTGGTACGTGCTCGATCTGCGCCCAGGCGCCAGCCTTGCCAAGGCGCTCGTCGAGGCCGGCCACGACACGTGGTGCCTCGACTGGGGCATCCCCAACGACGAAGACCGTTACCTGACGTGGGATGACGTGATCGCGCGACTCGGCCGGATGGTGCGCCGTGTCAAACGCGAAACCGGCGCGCCCCAAGTCGGTCTGCTCGGCTACTGCATGGGCGGCACGCTCACCGCGATTTACTCCGCGCTCGAGCCCGAAAACGTCGCCACCCTCGTCAGCCTGACCGCGCCCATCGACTTTTCGGAAGGCGGCCTGCTCGCGACCTTGGTCGACGAGCGCTGGTTCGACCCCGAGGCGCTGACCGAACCGGGCAACCTGACGCCCAATCAGATGCAGGACGGGTTCGTCAGCCTTCGCCCCACCGGCCAGATCTCGAAGTGGGTGCTCTTGGCCGACCGCATGCACAAACCGGGCTTTACCGACAGCTTCTTCGCGCTCGAAGAGTGGGTCGGCGACAATATCCCGTTTCCGGGCGCCGCCTACCGCACCTATATCGGCGAGCTGTACCAGCAAAACCTGCTGCACAAAGGCGAGCACTACGTGCGCGGTGAGCGCGTCGACCTGGGCCGCATCGACTGCCCGCTGTTGACCATCACCGCCGATCGGGACAACATCTGCCCGCCGAAGGCCGCCACCGCGCTCAACGAGCACGTAAGCTCGACCGAGTCCGAACACCTGAGCGTGCCCGGCGGGCACGTCGGGGCCGTGGTCGGCAGCAAGGGGCCGCGAATTCTGTATCCGGCGATTGCCGACTGGTTTGGGGAGAAGCTGGCGGTGTAG
- a CDS encoding polyhydroxyalkanoate synthesis regulator DNA-binding domain-containing protein — MITIKKYSNRRLYDTSQSSYITLEDLADKIRQGNDVRVVDAKSDEDLTQQVLAQIILESRGAAKLLPVPLLMRLIRMGEDNLAEFFSQYMSWSLEIYLRFKQGYEKVSPYNPFGSLPFAESNPLMRMFGGQKAPWDTTPPWQDYQSTQQSPTQPAPPPEPEEPGLGEQSSEEVAAMRKEIDELKELVKQMAGNAGD; from the coding sequence ATGATAACTATCAAAAAATACAGCAATCGTCGGCTCTACGACACCTCGCAGAGCTCCTACATCACGCTCGAAGATCTGGCCGACAAGATTCGGCAGGGCAACGACGTGCGCGTGGTCGACGCCAAGAGCGACGAAGATCTGACCCAGCAGGTGCTCGCCCAGATCATCTTGGAGAGCCGCGGCGCCGCCAAGCTGCTTCCGGTACCGCTTCTGATGCGCCTCATCCGCATGGGCGAGGACAACTTGGCGGAGTTTTTCAGCCAGTACATGAGCTGGTCGCTCGAGATTTATCTACGCTTCAAGCAGGGTTACGAGAAGGTCTCGCCGTACAATCCGTTCGGCTCCCTTCCCTTCGCCGAAAGCAACCCGCTGATGCGCATGTTCGGCGGACAGAAGGCCCCGTGGGACACCACCCCGCCCTGGCAGGACTACCAGTCGACCCAACAGTCCCCCACCCAACCCGCACCTCCCCCCGAGCCCGAGGAGCCGGGCCTTGGCGAGCAGTCGTCCGAAGAAGTTGCTGCAATGCGAAAAGAAATCGACGAGCTCAAGGAGCTTGTGAAGCAGATGGCGGGCAACGCGGGCGATTAA